A single window of Gossypium hirsutum isolate 1008001.06 chromosome A10, Gossypium_hirsutum_v2.1, whole genome shotgun sequence DNA harbors:
- the LOC107896682 gene encoding translocase of chloroplast 159, chloroplastic — protein sequence MDSKRHVSFSAAEETQSSSGSLLIRAPLTTDSDFDYGSNSNETESTSGGSTVNSFENNNNNDDSELELGIKEFFSGDEEFDASSERWRLGLDEDNDTDSLENSSVDEENSGVSIGFMGSFISNLIVPIAQLSRDNEGFSEMFTDDEKMVTDVEDGEFSGAIQVESDLEDFIAKGKGLSLDVSKFDEGIPLQNPEDERIESKPVDKIVVSDMEVFKVEETRVEVGEPMSCQSTEGNNGDIIIVNTGNVSLFKTADGDTNSDPFKFPASLLGLDQEIEPEVEAIDKHIADNVCLYDESVVQMICRSSETTSTSLSKVAFEDQIWIANQQIVMDSDEAEAKMKHEAKELFNSAALATLSEDPTDVETDGGGLTVTSPCGSRVFSLDCAAHSGSSFHSLKVAPSNMDNIAFEENLSDEDKLFERLQLIRVKFLRLVHRLGHSPNDPMVAQVLYRLASGNPFCQEFILESSMKTAMQLEAEGKDELDFSLTLLVLGKTGVGKSASINSIFCEQKSMIDAFEPATTTVKEIVGTFDGVKIKIFDTPGLRSPVTEEATNCKLLASIKRSIRKFPPDVVLYVDRLDTYDRDLTDFLLLKSVTDSLGSSIWEKAIVTLTHAASACPEGPVGEPLSFEAFVSQRSNVVHRGISQAVGDLRLMNPSMIQLVALVENHLLCQGDRNGEFLLPNGKTWRSQLLLLCYSVKILSEASCLSKPQDPLDHHKLFSSQIHSPPLPYFLSSLLRSRPHPKLPNNQGDEDAILEIELGDSSNYDEYDKPPPFKSLRRSQVDKLCKEQRKPYFEENDYHVKLLQKKQWRNDVKILMETKKKEKYGDGNDDDVGDNANVEEVDPTTISVPLPEMVLPPSFNGDNPAYLYRFSESASQLLTRPVLDSQVWDHDIGYDGVSLERSLAIAGYLPGAFAVQITKDKREFNVHLDSSVHSKHRGNGSTVLGFDIQTVGKQLAYVLRTETRLRNFNINGTTVGLSGTFFGGNMATGVKIEDRISIGKRLVLAGNAGAVACQGQVAYGANIEIRLKDNVPVEQIQTILGLSFVKWRHDPALMDNLQSQFSIGCSSSVAVHGELKHKFCGQITLKVSSSEQLYMTFASLIPIAVSIFRMIYPGSDIRKF from the coding sequence ATGGACTCAAAGCGCCATGTCTCTTTTTCTGCAGCAGAAGAGACCCAATCTTCATCAGGTTCTTTACTTATCCGAGCTCCTTTAactactgattctgattttgattatgGATCCAACAGTAATGAAACTGAAAGCACTAGTGGTGGGAGTACTGTAAATAGTTTTgagaacaacaacaacaatgaCGATAGTGAGTTGGAGTTGGGAATTAAGGAGTTTTTTAGTGGGGATGAGGAGTTTGACGCTAGTTCTGAGAGGTGGAGGCTTGGCTTAGATGAGGATAATGATACTGATAGCTTAGAGAATTCATCGGTAGATGAGGAAAATAGTGGGGTTAGCATTGGTTTCATGGGGAGTTTTATCTCAAACTTGATTGTTCCTATTGCTCAATTGTCAAGGGATAATGAAGGGTTTTCTGAAATGTTTACTGATGATGAGAAAATGGTGACTGATGTTGAAGATGGAGAGTTTTCTGGCGCGATTCAGGTTGAAAGTGATTTGGAAGATTTTATAGCTAAAGGTAAAGGCCTTAGTTTGGATGTTTCTAAATTTGATGAGGGCATACCACTGCAAAATCCGGAGGATGAGAGGATCGAATCGAAACCTGTTGACAAGATTGTTGTGTCTGATATGGAGGTATTCAAAGTTGAGGAAACAAGGGTGGAGGTAGGAGAGCCAATGAGTTGCCAAAGTACAGAGGGCAACAATGGTGATATTATAATTGTAAATACTGGGAATGTAAGCTTGTTTAAAACTGCTGATGGTGATACTAATTCTGATCCCTTCAAATTTCCAGCTTCATTATTAGGTCTAGACCAAGAAATTGAACCAGAAGTAGAAGCCATAGATAAGCATATTGCGGATAATGTTTGCCTTTATGATGAAAGTGTTGTTCAAATGATATGTAGAAGCTCTGAAACAACCTCCACATCTCTTTCAAAGGTAGCTTTTGAGGATCAAATATGGATAGCAAATCAGCAGATTGTAATGGATTCTGATGAAGCGGAAGCAAAGATGAAGCATGAAGCTAAGGAACTGTTCAATTCTGCTGCATTGGCTACTCTTTCAGAAGATCCGACAGACGTTGAAACGGATGGTGGTGGCCTCACAGTCACTTCCCCTTGTGGTTCTAGAGTATTCTCGCTAGACTGCGCTGCTCATTCAGGTTCTTCATTCCATTCTCTGAAAGTTGCTCCATCAAATATGGATAACATTGCCTTCGAGGAGAATCTAAGTGATGAAGATAAGCTGTTTGAGAGGTTACAACTAATAAGAGTGAAATTCTTGAGACTTGTTCATAGACTAGGTCATTCTCCCAATGATCCCATGGTGGCTCAAGTACTGTACAGACTAGCTTCAGGTAACCCTTTCTGTCAAGAATTCATCCTTGAATCTTCCATGAAAACAGCTATGCAACTTGAAGCAGAAGGTAAAGATGAATTGGACTTTTCTTTGACTCTTTTGGTTCTTGGAAAAACTGGAGTGGGAAAGAGTGCAAGCATTAATTCCATTTTCTGTGAGCAAAAATCCATGATTGATGCGTTCGAACCAGCCACAACCACAGTAaaggagattgttggaacatttgaTGGAGTTAAGATCAAAATCTTTGATACGCCTGGTCTTAGATCTCCTGTGACGGAAGAAGCTACTAATTGCAAACTATTGGCATCCATAAAGAGGTCTATAAGGAAGTTCCCGCCAGATGTTGTCCTCTATGTCGATCGTTTAGACACATATGACAGAGATCTTACGGACTTTCTATTACTAAAGTCAGTTACTGATTCTCTAGGTTCATCAATATGGGAAAAAGCCATTGTAACTCTTACTCATGCTGCATCTGCTTGCCCCGAGGGACCAGTGGGGGAACCCTTAAGCTTTGAGGCCTTTGTATCTCAAAGGTCTAATGTGGTTCATCGAGGTATCAGCCAAGCAGTTGGAGATCTGCGGCTAATGAATCCAAGTATGATTCAACTTGTGGCTCTTGTTGAGAACCATCTATTGTGTCAGGGAGACAGAAATGGAGAATTCTTGCTTCCAAATGGGAAAACTTGGAGATCACAGTTGCTACTCTTATGTTATTCAGTGAAGATCTTATCCGAAGCAAGTTGTTTGTCGAAACCACAAGATCCTTTGGATCACCATAAGCTTTTTAGCTCGCAAATTCATTCCCCGCCTCTACCTTACTTCTTGTCTTCTCTATTGCGATCTCGTCCTCATCCAAAACTACCTAACAATCAGGGTGATGAGGATGCCATCTTAGAGATTGAATTGGGAGACTCATCAAATTATGATGAATATGACAAGCCTCCACCCTTCAAGTCTCTAAGAAGGTCTCAGGTTGATAAACTTTGCAAAGAGCAGAGAAAACCTTACTTTGAAGAGAATGATTATCAtgtgaagctacttcaaaagaaACAATGGAGAAATGATGTGAAAATATTGATGGAAACTAAGAAGAAAGAGAAATATGGTGATGGTAatgatgatgatgttggagataatGCAAACGTTGAAGAAGTGGATCCAACTACTATATCGGTCCCCTTGCCTGAAATggtccttcctccttcctttaaTGGGGATAACCCGGCATACCTGTATCGATTTTCAGAATCTGCATCTCAGCTTCTCACGAGGCCAGTTTTGGACTCACAGGTTTGGGATCATGATATTGGATATGATGGTGTTAGCCTTGAAAGAAGTCTTGCTATAGCTGGTTACTTACCAGGGGCATTTGCTGTTCAAATCACCAAGGATAAAAGAGAGTTCAATGTCCATTTGGATTCTTCAGTCCATTCAAAACACAGAGGGAATGGATCAACAGTGCTGGGATTCGATATCCAAACTGTTGGAAAACAGCTTGCATACGTCTTAAGGACCGAAACAAGATTAAGAAATTTCAACATAAACGGAACAACTGTAGGTTTATCAGGTACTTTCTTTGGCGGAAATATGGCTACGGGAGTTAAGATCGAGGATCGGATTTCAATAGGAAAAAGGTTGGTTTTGGCTGGAAATGCTGGGGCAGTGGCATGTCAAGGTCAAGTAGCATATGGAGCCAACATTGAGATCCGATTAAAGGATAATGTTCCTGTTGAGCAAATCCAGACCATACTTGGACTGTCTTTTGTGAAGTGGAGGCATGATCCAGCTCTAATGGATAACCTACAATCTCAATTCTCTATTGGATGCAGTTCTTCAGTGGCTGTTCATGGGGAATTGAAACACAAGTTTTGTGGGCAAATCACTCTCAAAGTAAGCAGCTCAGAACAATTATACATGACATTTGCTTCTTTAATTCCAATTGCAGTCTCCATATTTCGGATGATCTATCCTGGCTCTGATATAAGAAAGTTCTAA